One window from the genome of Musa acuminata AAA Group cultivar baxijiao chromosome BXJ1-4, Cavendish_Baxijiao_AAA, whole genome shotgun sequence encodes:
- the LOC135655917 gene encoding peroxisomal membrane protein 11-5-like, producing MTITLDATRAELALLVLYLNKAEARDKICRAIQYGSKFLSNGKPGTAQNVDKTTSLARKVFRLFKFVNDLHALITPPSPGSSLPVILLGKSKNALLSTFLFLDQIVWASRTGIYKNKERAELLGRISLYCWMGSSACTTLLELGELGRISSAVTKLEKELKHVDRSKDEQYHNKIKQLNQRQLALIKASMDFVVAIGLLQLAPKKITPRVTGALGFVTSLISCYQLLPAPAREKKA from the exons ATGACTATCACATTAGATGCTACAAGAGCAGAGCTTGCGCTCTTGGTTTTGTATTTGAATAAAGCTGAAGCAAGAGATAAGATTTGTAGGGCTATCCAGTATGGCTCAAAATTCTTGAGCAATGGAAAGCCTGGCACCGCACAGAATGTTGATAAAACAACTAGCTTGGCACGTAAAGTGTTTCGACTTTTTAAG TTTGTTAACGATCTACATGCTCTTATAACTCCACCATCCCCAGGATCTTCTCTCCCTGTCATTTTACTTGGAAAG TCAAAAAATGCATTGTTGTCAACATTCTTATTTTTGGATCAAATTGTCTGGGCAAGCAGAACAGGGATATACAAG AATAAAGAGCGTGCAGAGCTACTTGGCAGAATTTCTCTTTATTGTTGGATGGGATCTTCAGCATGCACCACTTTGCTTGAG TTAGGAGAACTTGGGAGAATATCTTCAGCAGTGACGAAGTTAGAGAAGGAGCTGAAGCATGTCGACAGATCTAAG GATGAGCAGTACCACAACAAGATCAAGCAATTAAATCAAAGGCAGCTAGCTCTGATAAAAGCCTCCATGGATTTTGTGGTTGCTATTGGGCTGCTTCAACTGGCCCCAAAGAAGATCACACCTCGAGTGACGGGAGCCCTTGGATTCGTAACTTCTCTCATTTCCTGTTATCAG TTGCTTCCTGCACCAGCAAGGGAGAAGAAAGCATGA